In Arthrobacter burdickii, one DNA window encodes the following:
- the rpmG gene encoding 50S ribosomal protein L33, with amino-acid sequence MAKDKDVRPIIKLKSTAGTGYTYVTRKNRRNDPDRMVLMKYDPKIRKHVEFREER; translated from the coding sequence ATGGCAAAGGACAAGGACGTACGTCCGATCATCAAGCTGAAGTCCACCGCTGGTACGGGCTACACCTACGTGACGCGCAAGAACCGTCGTAACGATCCGGACCGCATGGTCCTGATGAAGTACGACCCGAAGATCCGCAAGCACGTCGAATTCCGAGAGGAGCGCTAA
- the rpsN gene encoding 30S ribosomal protein S14 gives MAKKSKIARNEQRKVIVERYAAKRLELKKTLVDENATDEAREAARLGLQKLPRNASPVRLRNRDQIDGRPRGTIQKFGISRIRFRDMAHKGELPGVTKSSW, from the coding sequence ATGGCCAAGAAGTCAAAGATTGCTCGTAACGAGCAGCGCAAGGTCATCGTCGAGCGCTACGCGGCCAAGCGCCTCGAGCTCAAGAAGACCCTCGTCGACGAGAACGCCACCGACGAAGCACGCGAAGCAGCACGCCTCGGCCTGCAGAAGCTTCCCCGCAACGCCTCGCCGGTACGCCTGCGCAACCGCGACCAGATCGATGGCCGCCCCCGTGGCACCATCCAGAAGTTCGGTATCTCGCGTATCCGCTTCCGCGACATGGCTCACAAGGGCGAACTGCCCGGCGTGACCAAGTCGAGCTGGTAG
- a CDS encoding ANTAR domain-containing protein: MGHDPNDPADGVTGRDRLAALEQVSERLREVTEKVEHLTIALQSRDVIGQAKGILMERYGLTGEQAFELLTVTSSNTNTKLLQVAVELVTTGRLSETP; the protein is encoded by the coding sequence ATGGGGCACGACCCGAACGACCCGGCCGACGGCGTGACGGGTCGGGACCGGCTCGCGGCGCTCGAGCAGGTATCGGAGCGGCTGCGGGAAGTAACGGAGAAAGTCGAACACCTGACCATCGCGTTGCAGAGCCGGGACGTGATCGGACAGGCAAAGGGAATCCTGATGGAACGCTACGGGCTCACCGGTGAGCAGGCTTTCGAACTTCTGACCGTGACGAGCTCGAACACCAACACGAAGCTCCTGCAGGTGGCTGTGGAACTCGTCACCACGGGGCGGCTGAGCGAGACCCCGTAG